A single genomic interval of candidate division TA06 bacterium harbors:
- the amrA gene encoding AmmeMemoRadiSam system protein A, with the protein MLTTEEKKELFRIAHLSIEAEVRGLPKPKFTPLTPKLTELRGVFVTLKEQGQLRGCIGYIEGIKPLYLAVAEMAVAAAVGDPRFPEVTEEELPHLEYEISVLTPKRQIGSPEEFIPGQHGIIVQRGGRSGVFLPQVAAEEGWTGEETLNYLCAHKAGLPAGAWREKETKLFVFEAEVIEEKDLK; encoded by the coding sequence ATGTTAACCACAGAAGAAAAAAAAGAGCTTTTTCGGATAGCTCACCTGTCCATCGAGGCTGAGGTCAGGGGACTGCCAAAACCGAAATTCACACCTCTGACTCCAAAACTGACCGAACTGCGCGGGGTGTTCGTCACCTTAAAAGAACAGGGGCAGCTACGGGGTTGCATCGGGTACATCGAGGGCATCAAGCCGCTGTATCTAGCGGTGGCCGAGATGGCGGTGGCCGCGGCGGTGGGCGACCCAAGGTTCCCCGAAGTGACCGAAGAAGAACTGCCTCATTTGGAATACGAGATCTCGGTGCTGACACCGAAAAGGCAGATAGGTTCTCCGGAAGAATTCATTCCCGGCCAGCACGGGATAATAGTCCAGCGGGGCGGGCGCTCCGGGGTGTTCTTGCCGCAGGTGGCGGCCGAAGAGGGCTGGACAGGCGAGGAGACCTTGAATTATCTCTGCGCCCACAAGGCGGGCCTGCCGGCCGGGGCCTGGAGGGAGAAGGAGACGAAGTTGTTTGTGTTTGAGGCCGAGGTAATAGAGGAAAAGGACCTGAAATAA